One Nicotiana tomentosiformis chromosome 4, ASM39032v3, whole genome shotgun sequence genomic window carries:
- the LOC138909435 gene encoding uncharacterized protein, with protein sequence MPNAVPRLKGWVEDLVSQKLYSERAWRELLKGRWETRSHGLPKDVAMRPPSDDEDVPLKSLAPRQGDEKKRKRASSSPRSEKKKTKINLYKAEIRGLTEKRDANKLLSEEREGEAKGLRAELEVARKEHFDLAEQVRTNFEFSDDELVTVTNSPNPQVQQKIAKIRQLWEEVDAVKAEAEEWKKNMYRLASEKETTQAQLTSAKVQLQGIKEKSLVHAKEMKELQSQLNLAISDREHLATELEAAKSEAKVVKANANKMVSVYKAHAEAA encoded by the exons ATGCCCaatgcagttcctcgactcaaggggTGGGTCGAGGACCTGGTGTCACAGAAACTCTATTCCGAGCGTGCGTGGCGTGAACTGTTAAAGGGTCGGTGGGAGACCCGTTCCCATG GTCTTCCCAAGGATGTTGCTATGAGGCCTCCATCCGATGACGAGGATGTGCCTCTTAAGTCCCTTGCTCCGAGGCAGGGTGatgagaagaaaaggaagagggcCTCGAGTTCGCCAAGatcggaaaagaagaaaacaaaaataaatctg TACAAGGCCGAGATCCGAGGGCTCACTGAGAAAAGAGATGCTAACAAACTTCTCAGTGAGGAAAGAGAAGGGGAGGCTAAGGGCCTCCGGGCTGAGTTAGAGGTGGCTCGAAAAGAGCATTTCGACCTGGCTGAGCAGGTAAGAACAAATTTTGAATTTAGTGACGACGAATTGGTCACGGTAACTAATAGTCCAAACCCGCAGGTCCAGCAGAAGATCGCTAAGATCAGACAACTTTGGGAAGAGGTAGATGCGGTAAAGgctgaggccgaagaatggaaaaAGAACATGTACCGCCTGGCCTCAGAAAAGGAGACCACCCAAGCCCAACTGACTTCGGCTAAAGTCCAACTCCAAGGTATAAAGGAGAAGTCCTTGGTTCATGCCAAGGAGATGAAGGAGCTCCAGTCCCAGTTGAATTTAGCTATTTCTGATCGAGAACATCTGGCCACGGAGCTCGAAGCGGCCAAGTCGGAGGCCAAAGTAGTTAAGGCCAATGCTAATAAGATGGTGTCCGTTTATAAGGCCCATGCCGAGGCTGCTTAG